A stretch of DNA from candidate division WOR-3 bacterium:
GTCCGGTGTCGCAGCCAGCAATGTAACCATTTCAGATCCGCTGGTCTACAGTTTCGAGTTCTTCGAACATAAAACAGCACCATATGAATTATACCCGATCGAGCCGCTGTCTATTGAAAATCTGACATTCCGTCTCGAATATCCTGCCTACACAAAACTCCATGAGGAAACAAGGGCCGGTCGCCAGTTGATCGTGCCGTATGGTACCGTAGTGAATGTTCAGGGGAAGGCATCGCAAACACTGAACGATGCCCGGTTCGAATTCGGCGACACGGTTTCCCTTGAACACGAGGGCAGAGAGTTTAATGGGCAGTTCGTTGTGAGGGAAAGCGGCACTGCAATGCTGCACTTGACCGCACGGAGTGAATTACAGGAGCCGATAAGAATTTATGCAATCCCGGACCTTGCACCGCTTGTCGATATTTACTACCCGGGGTTTGATGTGGATCTGCCGTACGACCAGAAACTCGACATTGGCGTGAGATGCAGTGATGACTACGGGCTTGCCGCAGTGGTTTTCTACTATTCTTTTCGCGAGGAATATTCACGTCCCTTGCCATTGGAGCCGGGGGCTTTCGAAGATACTGCCGTTTTCAACTGGGATCTTTCCGGGCTGGGTATGCTGCCTGGTGATGAGGTGTCTTATTATGTTCTGGTGCGTGATAATAGCGGGCATGTCACGAGGAGCAACAGTTACAGTGTTCACTTCCCGACGATGGAACAGATGTATGAAGAAGTTAACGAGAAGGAAACCTTGTTGCAGATCGACATCGCGGATATGCAGTCCGAGCATGCCGAGCAGATGAAAGAAGCCGCGCGGATACAGGAGAAGATCATGAAGGAACGCGATTTCTCCTGGGCTGAGCAGGAGCAATTGAGCGAGACGATACGGAAGGAAGAAGAGATCCTGACAAAGATCGGCGAGTGGCAGGAGGAATTGGAGAAGACCATCGAGAAATTAAAAGAGGGCGTGATCCTCGATCAGGAATCGATCGAAAGGCTGAGAGAGATCAGCCGGATACTCGAGGAGATCGCTCCCGAGGAGCTGAGGAAGGCGCTGGAGGATCTGCGCCTGGCAATGGAGCAGAAGCCGGCCGACATCCCCAAAGCGCTCGAACAATTGAAGCAGCGACAGGAAGAACTGGCAAAAGCGCTTGAGCGGTCGCTGGAAATATTGAGGCGTTATGAGCAGGAAGAGAAGTTGAGGCAACTTGCCGAGCAGACCGAGGAACTGGCCGAGCAGCAGGAACTTGTGGATGAGTTATCCGAAACAGACGAGGAACTTGCGGCGGAGAAACAACAGGAAATAGATCAAGCAATGGAGGAGCTGGCAAAAAAGATGAACGAGCTCGCTCTATCCGAGGGGTTGGAGCAGGAAATAAAGGATGCCCTGCAGCAGATGGCCCAGCAGATGCAGGAAATGAAAAATGCCAGCAGCGGGGATAAGAAATCCGGATTGAAGAACCTGGCAATGGGATTGCAGCAACTCTATAAAAAACTGACACAGGGACGGTTTGTGAACCTGCGGGAGAATCTGCTTGAAAGCCTCAAGCAGATCATCGAAACTTCCAAAGCGCAGGAAGGATTGATAAAAAAAATTGATGACGGATTGAAAGTAGACCCTGGCATGCAGCAGGAAATAATCCAGGCAACCGAAACGATCGCCGAGAGTCTTTTCCAGCAGCAGTCCAAGAGTTTTCTGGTAGGTCCTCAGATCGGCAAGGGTCTGGCCAGAGCGACCTTGCGGATGCAGGAAGCGCAGAGAACCAGTGTTCAGGGTAAGGCCAACAAGGCCCTCGCTACCGAGGCGATGAAGGAATTGAACCTGGTAGCGCGTGATATTCTTTTCGCGCTCAAGATGATGATGGAGGACGGCTCATCAACCGGAATGAATTCGTTCATGCAGCAACTTGCCAATATCACGAGCGGTCAGATGATGCTCGGTCAATCCCTGATGAACATTCTGCCGATACCAATGCAGGGACTCAGCCAGGGGCAGAAAGCGCAGCTCCGCCGCCTTGCCGCGCGCCAGCGCGAGTTGAGGGAGGCTCTTCAATCACTCAAGGGCGAGGCCGCGGCCGGTAAGTATCAGGATATTCTTGATAACATGATCGGCGAAATGGAGGAGATCGAGCAGGAATTGTTTCAATACAAGCTGGACCGTGAATTGATCGAGCGGCAGCGCAAAGTAATTTCAAAATTGCTGGACAGCCAGCGTTCAATACGCAGGGAAGATTTCTCTCAGAAACGGGAGAGCAAACCGGGTCAGGACGTTCTTGACCGGACGAGCCCGGCCGCATTATCCAGGGAACTCGGCACCGACGAGCTGCGCAGGTTGCTTCAGGAAGAATTGAGGAAACCTTATCCAAAAGAATATGAGATGTATATAAGAGAATATTTCAGAGCGCTGCTGGGAGAAAAATGATCGTATTTTTTCTGGTGCTGAATATGGAAGCCCGCATCGATAGTCTCGAGAATAGTTTCGCGCAGAACCGGCAGATCGAGACGCTGCTCGAACTCAGCAAATGCCACATAACGACGGGTGAATATCACAAGAGCATTGAATTCTTAAAGAAGAATGAGCGGTATTTCGTTGAGGACCTGGACAAAGCGCGGCTAATGTATGAAAACGGCAGCGTGTACCTGTTCGCCGGTGATGTGGTCAAAGCCCATGATACATACCTGAGGTTGATGAGCAGCTATCCACAACTCGACGTTGCTAACGACGCGGCCGAACGGCTTTATTTGATCGAGACGGCACAGGATGACACAGTGCAGCTCAAGAACTTGGTGAACCTCGTGCGTTTGTTCGAGACCGGCCAGTATGGATCGGCTATCGATTCGGCCCGGAAATTATTGAAAACACCGGTCGGCGCTCATGCTTACTACTATCTTGCGCTTGTTTACAGTTCGATGAATGATCTGCCTCTTGCCCTGGGTACGCTCGTGGAACTCAACAAGGAATATCCGGGACACAGAATAATTGAAGCCTTTTTGCTCCAGTCCGATATCTACGTAGCACTGGAGAAGAAAAAGGAAGCGCGGGAAATCCTTGAGGATTTGATCGTGCGTGAGCCGAACACGATATACGCGTTAAAGGCTCGTCAAAGATTGGAAAAGCTGGAGGAAGGTCAGTAAACCGTTTGGTAACGCCGCTGCCTGTCATTGCGAGGACGCCGCAGGCGGGCGAAGCAATCTCCTAGGTCAGCGCTCACTAATACTGAGATTGCTTCGCTTACGCTCGCAATGACCAGGAGAGAGTTGAGGTTGCCGCGTCGTCCCGCATTATATACTATCAAAAAGGTGCCGGACTTCTCGCAATGACAGAGGATTGGCGATTCTGACGCGGGGAGAGAATAGTAGTTTGGGTTGCTTCGGTGCTCCTAAGCAACCGACCGGAGCGCCGTGACTAGTTTCTCTATGCCCTCTGGGCCTTTAACCTCGTAGATCTTCATACCCAGATCCTGGGCAGGGATCAAATCGACACTGTACCGGTCGCCGACAACCAGACATTCATTTGGCGAAACACCCATTGCCCCGGCGGCTTCACGGAACGTTCTGGGATTTGGCTTCATGGTGCGGAAACTGTTATATGTAAAGACACGGTCGAACAGATCCTGTACTTTGAGCGCTTGGAGGATACGGTTTGCCTGCACTTCATTGTTGTTAGTCAAGATCGCAAGTTTAAAACGTTTTTTCATGCCCTGGAGTATTTTTCTGAGTTCACCGTTTGCCGACAGATAATCGCGCGGGTCGAAGTAGGCGATGTTTTCCTTATGCCAGACTTCGACCGGCATGCCGAAGCGGATCAAGGTCAGCGTATAGGGTACCGGAAAGCCGTGTTTTTCTTTTAACTTCTCGCGCGTATCCTCGATCAACATCTTTGCTTCATCGACCGGTATCTTCTTGAGTTTGGCGAGAGCATGATATGCCGCTTCGGCGAATTTGGTGCGCACTTCAGTGCTGTTGTAGAGCGTGCCGTCCAGATCAAAGAGTATAACCTTAATCATAATTGTTCCGGGTTTCGTGTTGTAGTATCAGCTGGCCGCTACTGAGCGCTCCTTTTCTGCAGTCGCTCCCAGATCATATCGACCTCTTCCTGATATTCCTTGATCGGTACGTCATCATGCCACTTGAACAGATGTCCGAACCTGCCCTGTAGTTTCATGAACTCGGTTATCGGTTTCTTTTCCTTTGGTTTTACCGTTATCCGGTACTTTCCGTTTTCATATTCGTATAGGGGCCAGACGCAGGTTTCGACCGCGAGTTTGGATACCTTGATCGTTTTTTCAGGAACGTATGCCCAGCCGAGCCGGCATGGCGCATAGATATTAATAAAAGAAGGTCCGTCAGCGTTCAATGCCTTTTGTACTTTGGTCACCAGGTCGTTCCAGTAGCCGATCGTGGTCTGGGCTGCGTAAGCAGGTTCATGGGCAATGATGATCTCGGTCAGATTTTTTCTGATCTGCATTTTGCCCGGTATCTTGGTGCCGGCCGGCGAGGTTGTCGTGTGAGCGCCGCGGGGCGTAGCTGATGAACGCTGGATCCCCGTATTCATGTATGCCTCATTGTTGTAGCATACATATAGCACGCGGTGGCGTCTTTCGATCATACCGGAAAGAGACTGCAGTCCGATGTCATAAGTGCCGCCGTCACCACCAAAAGCGATGAAACGGAGGTCTTTCTGGATCTTGCCTTTTTTCTTGAAGGCGCGGTAGGCAGCTTCGACGCCGGACATCGTGGCCGCGACGTTCTCGAACGCGTTATGGACATAGGGAACATTCCATGCTGAAAAAGGATAGATCGTACTCACGACTTCCAAACATCCTGTGGCAGCACCAACTACAACCGGTTGCTCGGCTGCAGTCAATACCATACGCGCGGCAATTGTTGCGGCGCAACCAGCACAAGCACGGTGGCCACCCATGAATTTTTCTTTCTGAGCTGCTAATTGTTTAAGTGATGCCATTATTCCCCCCTTACTCCGTAGTAGACAATATCTTTGTCAACTTTGCCTGATTTCTGTATTGCATAGAGTTCCATATAGATGTCTTCGATATCTTCGATACTGATATCACGACCTCCGAGGCCGTACACGTAGTTTTTCAGGAGGGGACGGGCATTAGAATCGTAAAGTATGGAGCGGCATTCATTATACAGATGACCGCCCATTGTCGACATAGTATCAGCGCGGTCCAGGATGCCCAGTACTTTCACTTTCGAAATAGCTTTGAGCATCGCGTCCTTGGGGAACGGACGGTAAACGCGGCATCTTACAAGGCCGGCTTTCTTGCCTTGCTCGCGCAATCTGTCGACCGTCACCTTACCCGTTCCGCCGGTCGAGCCCATGGCAAGTATTGCCACTTCGGCATCGTCCATTTTGTACTCATCGACAAGCGGGTAGTGGCGGCCGAATTTCTCGCCGAATTCCTTCTGGACTTCGTCAATGATCGGCAGCACGTGATTCATCGCGTCTATTTCAGAACGCTTGTGCTCAAAGAAATAATCCTGCAGGTCCAGCGCGCCCAGGGTTATTGGATTATCAACATCGAGGAGCGATGTTTTGACCTGGCGTGTGCCCAGGAATTTGGGTACTGCGTCGTCATCGACCATTTCGACGCGCTCCATGCTGTGGCTGATGATGAATCCGTCAGTGGTGACCATTGCCGGCAGCAGCGCCTTCTCGGCGATCTTTACGGCCATGATCGTAGTATCATATGCTTCCTGAGTGTTCTCGCAGAATATTTGGATCCAACCGGCATCTCTTGACGCAAGCGAATCTGAATGGTCGCAGTGAATATTGATCGGGCTGGAAAGGGATCTGTTTACGAGACATATCACGATCGGTAACCGCAGGCCGGCCGCGATGAAGAGGATTTCGTGCATCAGGGCGAGTCCCTGCGATGAGGTAGATGTCATGACCCGCGCGCCAGTTGAGGAAGCGCCGACGCATGCGCTGATCGCCGAATGTTCGCTTTCTGCGGGGACGAATTCGGTATCTACTTCACCGTCGTGTACGAATTTTGAGAACAGCTGGACGACTTCGGTGGCGGGCGTGATCGGATAGGCGGCGACGACGTCGGGATTTATCTGACGCATCGCTTCGGCCATTGCTTCGTTTCCAGTTCTGGCAACGATCATTTTTCCTCCCTTACCATTTTGATAGCCTGTATCTTGGGTGGACATTCCTCAGCGCAGATTCCGCAACCTTTGCAGTACCGGTAGTCGATGCCCTTAACTTTGCCGTCTTTGACGATGATCGCCGAGTCCGGACAGTAGATCCAGCAGATGAAGCAATTTGTGCACT
This window harbors:
- a CDS encoding tetratricopeptide repeat protein yields the protein MIVFFLVLNMEARIDSLENSFAQNRQIETLLELSKCHITTGEYHKSIEFLKKNERYFVEDLDKARLMYENGSVYLFAGDVVKAHDTYLRLMSSYPQLDVANDAAERLYLIETAQDDTVQLKNLVNLVRLFETGQYGSAIDSARKLLKTPVGAHAYYYLALVYSSMNDLPLALGTLVELNKEYPGHRIIEAFLLQSDIYVALEKKKEAREILEDLIVREPNTIYALKARQRLEKLEEGQ
- a CDS encoding HAD family hydrolase, whose product is MIKVILFDLDGTLYNSTEVRTKFAEAAYHALAKLKKIPVDEAKMLIEDTREKLKEKHGFPVPYTLTLIRFGMPVEVWHKENIAYFDPRDYLSANGELRKILQGMKKRFKLAILTNNNEVQANRILQALKVQDLFDRVFTYNSFRTMKPNPRTFREAAGAMGVSPNECLVVGDRYSVDLIPAQDLGMKIYEVKGPEGIEKLVTALRSVA
- a CDS encoding thiamine pyrophosphate-dependent enzyme — encoded protein: MMASLKQLAAQKEKFMGGHRACAGCAATIAARMVLTAAEQPVVVGAATGCLEVVSTIYPFSAWNVPYVHNAFENVAATMSGVEAAYRAFKKKGKIQKDLRFIAFGGDGGTYDIGLQSLSGMIERRHRVLYVCYNNEAYMNTGIQRSSATPRGAHTTTSPAGTKIPGKMQIRKNLTEIIIAHEPAYAAQTTIGYWNDLVTKVQKALNADGPSFINIYAPCRLGWAYVPEKTIKVSKLAVETCVWPLYEYENGKYRITVKPKEKKPITEFMKLQGRFGHLFKWHDDVPIKEYQEEVDMIWERLQKRSAQ
- the porA gene encoding pyruvate ferredoxin oxidoreductase, with amino-acid sequence MIVARTGNEAMAEAMRQINPDVVAAYPITPATEVVQLFSKFVHDGEVDTEFVPAESEHSAISACVGASSTGARVMTSTSSQGLALMHEILFIAAGLRLPIVICLVNRSLSSPINIHCDHSDSLASRDAGWIQIFCENTQEAYDTTIMAVKIAEKALLPAMVTTDGFIISHSMERVEMVDDDAVPKFLGTRQVKTSLLDVDNPITLGALDLQDYFFEHKRSEIDAMNHVLPIIDEVQKEFGEKFGRHYPLVDEYKMDDAEVAILAMGSTGGTGKVTVDRLREQGKKAGLVRCRVYRPFPKDAMLKAISKVKVLGILDRADTMSTMGGHLYNECRSILYDSNARPLLKNYVYGLGGRDISIEDIEDIYMELYAIQKSGKVDKDIVYYGVRGE
- a CDS encoding ferredoxin, whose amino-acid sequence is MKKEKKGWKELPIGLVLEGGSSEQFETGDWRSEKPIWDEKKCTNCFICWIYCPDSAIIVKDGKVKGIDYRYCKGCGICAEECPPKIQAIKMVREEK